The nucleotide window GCGACCCGCCCGGTGCACTCCGTAGGCTTGAGCGGTGCTGACCCCCTCTCCCGACTCTCCCACCCCCTCCGGGCCCGACGCCCTCGTGCGGCGCCGCCCCGCCCGCCTGCTCCCCGCGATCCTGGCGCTCGCCCTCGGCAGCTTCGCGATCGGCACCACCGAGTTCGCGATGATGGGGCTCCTGCCGCAGGCGGTCGACGACCTCGGCGTGGGATTGGAGACCGGCGGCGTGCTCATCTCCATGTACGCCCTCGGTGTGGTCGTGGGCGCCCCCGTCCTCGCCGCCGCGTGCGCGCGCATGGACCGCCGGCTCACGAGCATGCTGCTCATGGCCCTCTTCGCGATCGGCCACGCGGCCTCCCTGCTGGCCCCGGACGTCACCACCATGATGCTCGCGCGCTTCGTCTCGGGCCTGCCCCACGGTGCGTTCTTCTCCGCCGCCGCCCTCGCGGCCGCGGACCTCGCCGGCCCCGCCCGGCGCGGCCAGGCGATCGCGTGGGTCATGGCGGGGCTCTCGGTGGCCAACGTGATCGGGGTGCCCCTGGCCACGGCCGTGGGCCAGGCGTCCGGCTGGCGCTGGATGTTCGTGATCGTGGCGATCTGCGCCGTCGGCTGCATCGCGGCGACCGCGTTCCTCGTGCCTCCGGTGCCCGCCCCGCCGGGCTCGTCCGTGGCGAACGAGGTCCGTGGCCTCGCCTCCCCGCGGCTGTGGGCGACCGTCGCCGTCGGGGTGATCGGGTTCGCGGGGATGTTCGCCCTCTACACCTACATCACGCCGCTCCTGACCCGGGTTGCGGGGCTGGATCCGCGGTGGGTCCCCGCCGTCCTGGCGCTCTACGGCGTGGGCATGGTGGTCGGGACGCTCGTGGGCGGCGCCCTCACCGACCGCGACCCCGTGCTGACCCTGCGCGTGAGCTTCGCGGCGAGCGCGGTGGCGCTGCTCGGTGTCGGCCTCACCGCCTCGTGGCTGCCCGTCATGATCGTGTTCCTCTTCCTGGTGGCGGTGACCGGCTCCGGCATCGCCCCGGCCCTCCAGGTGCTGCTGGTGGACTCCGCGCCGTCCGCCCCGCAGCTGGCCGGGTCCCTCAATCACTCCGCGCTGAACATGGCCAACGCGATGGGCGCCTGGGTGGGGGCGACGGCGATCGGCGCGGGGGCATCCCTGCAGGTCCCGCCCACGATCGGCGCGGGGATCGCGGCGCTCGGACTGGCACTTTCCCTGATCCTGGTGAGCCGCAGACGGATTTCCGCGTCGGGAAAATGAGAGTCGGGTCACCGCATTGATCGGTTGTCAGCGGGTGACATACCCCCATAGGGGTTGATACAGTCGCAGGCGTAACGGCGTCACACAAGTGCACGCCCCACCATCGAAAGGTCTTCATCATGGGCTTCATTGCTTGGATCATCCTCGGCCTCATCGCCGGCGCCATCGCCCGCATGATCCTCCCCGGCTCGCAGGGCTCGGGCTGGATCGGCGCGCTCATCACCGGCGTCCTCGGCGCCATGCTGGGCGGCTGGATCGCCTCTGCGCTCTTCCACGTCAACGTGAACGAGAAGTTCTTCGACCTCGGCACCTGGTTCTGGGCCATCCTCGGCGGCGTCATCGTGGCCGCCATCTGGCAGGCCGTTTCCCGCCGCATGGGCCGCGGCACCCGCGTCTGATCCCTCGGATCTGACACGCACCGCCTGAGGGGCGGGAGACCGGACATCCGGTCTCCCGCCCCTTTCGCATGCCCGGGCCGCCCCGGGCGCGCCGCGCTCAGTCCCGGGGCGCCGCCATGGCCGAGGCGTAGAGGCAGACCGTGGCGGCCGTTGCCACGTTCAAGGACTCCGCCGCCCCGTAGAGCGGCACCGCGACCCTGCGGTCCGCGCAGGCGAGCTCCGCGGCGGAGAGCCCCTGCGCCTCATTGCCGAACAGCCACGCGGTGGGGGCGCCGAGCTCCTCGGCACCCATCGTGTCCAGCCGGTCGGGCGCGTAGCCGTCCGCGGCCCAGACCCGCAGCCCGGCCGCGCGCGCCGCGCCGGCGGTGGCGGCGGGCTCCTCCCCAAGCACCAGGGGCACGTGGAAGAGGGAGCCGGCGGTGGAGCGGACCACCTTCGGGTTGAACGGGTCCACGGAGCCGGCGGTCAGCACCACGGCGCCGGCGCCGGCGGCATCCGCGGCGCGCAGGATGGTGCCGGCGTTGCCCGGGTCCTGCACCCGGCACAGGACCGCGGCGAGCCGGGCGCTCTCGAGCACGCGCAGACCGGCGCCCTCCCCGGGGATCCGCGCCACGGCAACGATCCCCTGGGCCGTGACCGCGTCCGACATCGCGCCCAGCACCTCCTCCGTGGCCGTCCGCACCGGGACGTCCCGGAGGCGCTCCACGAGGCGGGCGAGCTCCGGGTCCCGCCCCGCCAGGGCCTCGGACACGAAGACCTGCGTGAGCACGCGCCCGGCGGGCCAGGCGCGCGCCGCTGCCTTCGGTCCCTCGCCCAGGTGGGCCCGCAGCGCCTCCCGGCAGCCCTGGGGACCCTCCACGAGGAAGGTGCCCGTCCGGCGTCGGGCGGGCCGGGTGGCCAGGGCGGCGACCGCGCGGACGCGGTCCGCGCGCGGGTTGTCCATGAGGGCGGACTCGGCGGTCATGCGGGGCTCCTTGGAGGGAAGGACGGGTGGGATCACCCGGCGGCGGGGACGACGAAGGGGGCAGGCCGGTCGGCCCGCCCCCTACGGCGTGGTGTCGTCGCTCGCGCGGCGGCGTCGGCTCAGCGGCCGGCGGCCGGAGCGTTCACGTCCTCGGGCAGCGCGGCGCGCGCGGTCTTCACCAGGGCGGTGAAGGTGGCGGCGTCCGAGACGGCGATCTCGGCCAGCATGCGGCGGTCGACCTCGACGCCGGCCAGCTTCAGGCCCTGCATGAAGCGGTTGTAGGTCATGCCGTTGGCGCGGGCGGCCGCGTTGATGCGGGTGATCCACAGGCGGCGGAAGTCGCCCTTGCGCTTGTGACGGTGCTGGTAGTTGTAGGTGAACGAGTGGAGCAGCTGCTCCTTCGCCTTGCGGTACAGGCGAGACCGCTGACCGCGGTAGCCGGACGCGCGGTCCAGCATGGTCCGACGCTTCTTGTGGGCGTTCACTGCCCGCTTCACACGTGCCACGTGCGACTCCTATCTGTGATGCCCCGCCGGTGCGTCCGAGAGCACGTCGGCGGGAGGGTGCCCGGCACAGGGCCGGACGGGGGTGATCAGATGCCGAGCATCCGCTTGATGGTCTTGATGCTGCCCTTGGAGACGACCTTGTCGCCGGCGAGGCGGCGGGTCAGGCGCGAGGACTTGTGCTCCAGGTAGTGGCGGCGGTTGGCCTGCTGGCGCATGATCTTGCCGGAGCCGGTCACGCGGAAGCGCTTCTTGGCACCGCTGTGGGTCTTCATCTTCGGCATGGCTGCCGTTCTCCTTCGTTCTTCAGCTGCCGGACACGGGTGGTGCGGCAGTGCTGTGCTCACCCATCCCGTGCGGGATGGGCTGGACTGGGGCGGCCCGAGGGCCGACGTCGACGCTCAGGCCCCCTTGGCGCCCGGCTTCGGCGCACCGCCACGCGGGACGCCGGGCTTGGGCGGGGTGGGCATCGGCCGAACGGCGCCCGGCTTGGGGGCACCGGGCTTCGGGGCCGCGACGGGCTTGGGGGCGGCGGCGGGCTTCGGCGCCGACGCCGGCTGGGTGACCGGTGCCGGGGCGCTCGGCTGGGCCGCGGGGCGCGGAGCGGACTCCGACGTCGGCGCGGCGCCGCGGCGCGGCTCGGCCGAGCGGGGCGCGGCCGAGCGGGGCGCGGACTGCGGACGCGGAGCCGCCTGCGGGCGGGCGGGCCGCTCCTGGGCCGCCGGGCGCGCCTGCGGCGCGGGGGCCTTCACGGACTCGGAGGGCGCCTGCGACGCCGGGGCCTCGGGGGCCTCCACCGCAGGAGCCGACGGGGTGGTGCGCGGCTCGGCCGCGAGACGGCGCAGCTCCTCCGGGAACGCGTCGCCCACCGAGTTCGAGACGGGCGCGGCGTTCTCCTTGGCCTTCTTCTCCGCGGCGGCACGCGCCTCACGGGCGGCCTGGTCACGGCGCGAGCCGCCGTCGGCACGCTCGCGATGACCCTCGCCGGAGTCCTTGCGCTGCTCGGCGCGGGCCTCC belongs to Micrococcus sp. 2A and includes:
- a CDS encoding GlsB/YeaQ/YmgE family stress response membrane protein gives rise to the protein MGFIAWIILGLIAGAIARMILPGSQGSGWIGALITGVLGAMLGGWIASALFHVNVNEKFFDLGTWFWAILGGVIVAAIWQAVSRRMGRGTRV
- the rpmI gene encoding 50S ribosomal protein L35, whose translation is MPKMKTHSGAKKRFRVTGSGKIMRQQANRRHYLEHKSSRLTRRLAGDKVVSKGSIKTIKRMLGI
- the infC gene encoding translation initiation factor IF-3, translating into MSRRAESTPSSQHRSSAISDPRINERIRVPEVRLVGPNGEQAGIVRIEDALRLAAEADLDLVEVAPTAKPPVCKLMDFGKYKYEAAVKARESRKNQVNTVLKEVRFRLKIDTHDYETKTGHAKKFLGQGDKVKAIIQFRGREQQRPELGIKLLHKFAEDVADLGSVESQPRQDGRNMVMVIGPHKTKAEARAEQRKDSGEGHRERADGGSRRDQAAREARAAAEKKAKENAAPVSNSVGDAFPEELRRLAAEPRTTPSAPAVEAPEAPASQAPSESVKAPAPQARPAAQERPARPQAAPRPQSAPRSAAPRSAEPRRGAAPTSESAPRPAAQPSAPAPVTQPASAPKPAAAPKPVAAPKPGAPKPGAVRPMPTPPKPGVPRGGAPKPGAKGA
- a CDS encoding RNA methyltransferase, with product MTAESALMDNPRADRVRAVAALATRPARRRTGTFLVEGPQGCREALRAHLGEGPKAAARAWPAGRVLTQVFVSEALAGRDPELARLVERLRDVPVRTATEEVLGAMSDAVTAQGIVAVARIPGEGAGLRVLESARLAAVLCRVQDPGNAGTILRAADAAGAGAVVLTAGSVDPFNPKVVRSTAGSLFHVPLVLGEEPAATAGAARAAGLRVWAADGYAPDRLDTMGAEELGAPTAWLFGNEAQGLSAAELACADRRVAVPLYGAAESLNVATAATVCLYASAMAAPRD
- the rplT gene encoding 50S ribosomal protein L20; its protein translation is MARVKRAVNAHKKRRTMLDRASGYRGQRSRLYRKAKEQLLHSFTYNYQHRHKRKGDFRRLWITRINAAARANGMTYNRFMQGLKLAGVEVDRRMLAEIAVSDAATFTALVKTARAALPEDVNAPAAGR
- a CDS encoding MFS transporter; translation: MLTPSPDSPTPSGPDALVRRRPARLLPAILALALGSFAIGTTEFAMMGLLPQAVDDLGVGLETGGVLISMYALGVVVGAPVLAAACARMDRRLTSMLLMALFAIGHAASLLAPDVTTMMLARFVSGLPHGAFFSAAALAAADLAGPARRGQAIAWVMAGLSVANVIGVPLATAVGQASGWRWMFVIVAICAVGCIAATAFLVPPVPAPPGSSVANEVRGLASPRLWATVAVGVIGFAGMFALYTYITPLLTRVAGLDPRWVPAVLALYGVGMVVGTLVGGALTDRDPVLTLRVSFAASAVALLGVGLTASWLPVMIVFLFLVAVTGSGIAPALQVLLVDSAPSAPQLAGSLNHSALNMANAMGAWVGATAIGAGASLQVPPTIGAGIAALGLALSLILVSRRRISASGK